A stretch of Christensenellaceae bacterium DNA encodes these proteins:
- a CDS encoding branched-chain amino acid ABC transporter permease — protein sequence MLKKSKKRSLTMGLVAVIVLLVMLFVPQIVTTSYYLHLIIVTLIWIVMTSGLNIIQGYAGYVSMCQVAFYGIGAYVSGLLMSKLGLSMPVGMLMAVAIGLVVGAVIGIPSLRTKGHYFSIVTLAFTMLVFTVMKAWQEVTGGIQGFSIPPLKGDFLGMPLSSREGYFYIVLIFTVLTLLFVYRLFKSKTGRAIVTLRENEDLAKAVGINTTGTKLLAFELSAVLGCIGGVLYAHYMNFVNPTTFAAGIGMNAILAVMIGGCGTVIGPIVGSVVVTFLPELLRAAELYRQLVFGILILVIVFVLPNGVMKPVVDGFKKLFSKLFKKDKQQLSGSTLK from the coding sequence ATGTTGAAAAAATCGAAAAAGAGGTCGCTCACAATGGGATTGGTCGCAGTGATCGTACTGCTGGTCATGCTGTTTGTGCCGCAGATCGTTACGACATCCTATTATCTGCATTTGATCATTGTGACGCTGATCTGGATCGTGATGACTTCCGGCCTCAACATTATTCAGGGATACGCGGGGTATGTCTCCATGTGCCAGGTGGCCTTTTACGGGATCGGAGCGTATGTTTCCGGCCTGCTGATGTCTAAGCTGGGGCTGTCCATGCCGGTCGGTATGCTGATGGCGGTTGCCATCGGATTGGTTGTTGGGGCTGTAATCGGAATCCCGTCGCTGCGGACGAAAGGGCATTATTTTTCCATCGTTACGCTGGCGTTTACCATGCTGGTGTTCACGGTGATGAAAGCATGGCAGGAAGTAACCGGCGGTATCCAGGGATTTTCCATCCCGCCGCTGAAAGGCGATTTTCTGGGAATGCCGCTTTCATCGCGGGAAGGCTACTTTTATATCGTACTGATCTTTACGGTCTTAACGCTGCTGTTCGTATACCGGCTGTTTAAATCCAAGACCGGACGCGCGATCGTAACGCTGCGCGAGAACGAAGACCTCGCAAAGGCAGTGGGTATCAATACGACCGGAACGAAGCTGCTGGCGTTTGAGCTCAGCGCAGTGCTGGGGTGTATCGGCGGCGTGCTGTACGCGCATTACATGAACTTCGTCAACCCGACGACGTTTGCCGCAGGTATCGGCATGAACGCGATTCTGGCTGTCATGATCGGCGGATGCGGCACGGTAATCGGGCCGATCGTTGGTTCGGTGGTCGTAACGTTCCTGCCCGAACTTCTGCGCGCGGCAGAACTTTACAGGCAGTTGGTATTCGGTATCCTGATCCTCGTCATCGTGTTCGTGCTGCCCAACGGCGTCATGAAACCGGTGGTAGACGGCTTCAAGAAACTGTTTTCCAAGCTGTTCAAAAAAGATAAGCAGCAGCTTAGCGGAAGTACGCTAAAATAA
- a CDS encoding acetyl-CoA acetyltransferase translates to MQDIYILGSVRTAIGSFGGALKSIDAVSLGALVIKNAYERAGITAGQVDQVLMGNVLQAGLGQNPARQAAIHAGIPQESPAMTINKVCGSGLNAVNLAAALLRAGQAQCIIAGGMENMSLAPHTMNIRWGQKMGDMKATDSMIHEGLWDAFYDYHMGMTAENVAQQYGITRQMQDEFALESQNKALRATQTGRFQNEILPVEIPQKKGDPLLFVRDEYIRETSKEALGKLRPAFIKDGTVTAGNASGLNDGAAAMVVATGNFVREHRLVPQAKWLGCASCGVDPRLMGTGPIPTVKKALKNTGLHIDDMDLIEANEAFASQAIAVMQEIGAQKDRVNVNGGAIALGHPIGASGARIAVTLLHELEKRDGRYGLATLCIGGGMGEAAVFERDELCR, encoded by the coding sequence ATGCAGGATATTTATATTTTGGGAAGTGTGCGCACCGCGATCGGCTCGTTTGGCGGAGCGCTGAAAAGCATAGATGCAGTAAGCCTAGGGGCTTTGGTCATTAAAAACGCATATGAACGCGCGGGGATCACCGCCGGTCAGGTGGATCAGGTATTGATGGGCAACGTATTACAAGCGGGATTGGGACAAAATCCGGCACGGCAGGCGGCGATACACGCGGGCATTCCGCAGGAAAGCCCGGCCATGACGATCAACAAGGTATGCGGGTCGGGCCTTAATGCCGTAAACCTAGCAGCGGCGCTTTTACGCGCGGGTCAGGCACAGTGTATCATTGCCGGAGGGATGGAAAACATGTCCCTCGCGCCGCACACGATGAATATTCGCTGGGGACAGAAGATGGGCGATATGAAAGCGACGGATTCCATGATACACGAGGGCCTGTGGGATGCGTTTTATGATTACCACATGGGGATGACGGCAGAAAACGTTGCGCAGCAATACGGTATCACGCGGCAGATGCAGGATGAATTTGCGTTGGAATCACAGAACAAGGCGCTTCGTGCCACACAAACAGGCCGCTTTCAAAACGAGATACTGCCTGTGGAGATTCCGCAGAAAAAAGGCGACCCGCTTCTTTTCGTGCGGGACGAATATATCAGGGAAACATCAAAAGAGGCGCTCGGTAAGCTGCGTCCGGCTTTTATAAAAGACGGAACGGTTACGGCGGGAAATGCCTCGGGTTTAAACGACGGAGCGGCGGCGATGGTGGTCGCAACCGGTAATTTTGTCAGGGAGCACCGGTTGGTACCACAGGCAAAATGGCTGGGATGCGCGTCGTGCGGGGTAGATCCGCGCCTGATGGGGACAGGTCCGATTCCTACTGTAAAAAAGGCTTTAAAAAATACAGGGCTGCATATAGACGATATGGACCTGATCGAAGCGAACGAGGCGTTTGCCTCGCAGGCGATCGCCGTGATGCAGGAGATCGGCGCGCAAAAAGACAGAGTCAACGTTAACGGCGGGGCGATCGCGCTCGGACATCCGATCGGTGCGTCGGGAGCGCGCATTGCAGTGACGCTGCTGCACGAGCTTGAAAAACGGGACGGCAGGTATGGACTGGCAACGCTTTGTATCGGCGGCGGCATGGGAGAAGCGGCCGTTTTTGAGCGGGACGAGCTATGCAGGTGA
- the crt2 gene encoding crotonase, with amino-acid sequence MQVTAMETIRIETKKDMVFITLDRPKQRNAINEQMLYELQEVCREIDGKKDVRCVVITGSEDGKAFAAGADIAAMESMSYKQAKDFAYLGCETMRMIERLKQPVIAAVNGYALGGGMELALACDIRIADDSAVFGLPETTLGVMPGFGGTVRLSEAVGYGRAAEMIFTGKRLNANEAQTCGLINACFEKNVLGQKVEEIAQTICKNAPLGIRNAKQSMRQQSYEMENMYFAQLFLTDDQKTGMRNFNNKKRTEYFSGE; translated from the coding sequence ATGCAGGTGACGGCCATGGAAACAATTCGGATCGAAACAAAAAAAGATATGGTCTTTATTACGCTTGACCGCCCGAAGCAAAGAAACGCGATCAATGAACAAATGCTGTATGAACTGCAGGAAGTATGCAGGGAAATAGACGGGAAAAAAGATGTGCGGTGCGTAGTGATTACCGGCAGCGAAGATGGAAAAGCCTTTGCGGCGGGTGCAGACATTGCCGCCATGGAAAGCATGAGCTATAAGCAGGCTAAGGACTTCGCGTATTTGGGCTGCGAGACCATGCGCATGATTGAGCGGTTGAAACAGCCGGTGATTGCGGCGGTAAACGGGTATGCGCTGGGCGGCGGGATGGAGCTCGCGCTTGCATGCGATATTCGTATCGCCGATGACAGCGCGGTGTTCGGCCTGCCGGAAACGACGCTGGGCGTTATGCCTGGTTTTGGCGGCACGGTACGCTTAAGTGAGGCCGTTGGATATGGACGTGCGGCGGAGATGATCTTCACGGGAAAACGGCTGAACGCCAACGAAGCGCAGACTTGCGGATTGATCAACGCCTGTTTTGAGAAAAATGTATTGGGGCAAAAGGTCGAAGAAATTGCGCAGACGATTTGCAAAAACGCGCCGCTTGGGATACGCAACGCCAAACAATCCATGCGGCAGCAAAGCTATGAGATGGAAAATATGTATTTTGCGCAGTTGTTTTTGACGGACGACCAGAAAACGGGTATGCGCAATTTCAACAATAAAAAAAGGACAGAATATTTTTCGGGAGAATAA
- the hbd_1 gene encoding 3-hydroxybutyryl-CoA dehydrogenase, translating into MKKISVIGAGTMGASIAQVFAMADCEVALCDRAMEYVERGKGIIDKSLQYMVKKEKISERQKQEILTKIVFTDQLDTCAGSELVVEAVYESMDAKQEIFQALEQIVDEDTVLATNTSSLSVTEIGNVLRHRERFLGMHFFNPANIMKLVEVVAGMHTQPEVSARIMQVARNIGKTPVCVKEHAGFVVNRILIPMINEAIGVYADGVATAQDIDTAMKLGANHPIGPLALGDMIGLDVVLAIMEVLQAETGDGKYRPHPLLRKMVRGGLLGQKSGQGFYIYEK; encoded by the coding sequence ATGAAAAAAATATCGGTGATCGGCGCGGGAACGATGGGAGCCTCTATCGCGCAGGTATTTGCAATGGCGGACTGCGAAGTGGCGCTGTGCGACAGGGCAATGGAATATGTTGAACGGGGCAAGGGAATTATCGATAAATCCCTGCAATACATGGTGAAGAAAGAAAAGATCAGCGAGCGGCAAAAGCAAGAGATCCTGACGAAAATTGTTTTCACGGATCAGCTCGACACGTGCGCAGGCAGCGAGCTTGTGGTCGAAGCCGTATATGAAAGCATGGACGCAAAGCAGGAAATATTCCAGGCTCTGGAACAAATTGTGGACGAGGATACGGTTCTTGCGACCAATACATCTTCGCTTTCCGTAACGGAGATCGGAAACGTGCTCCGCCACAGGGAACGTTTTCTGGGGATGCATTTTTTTAATCCGGCCAACATTATGAAGCTGGTAGAGGTTGTCGCAGGCATGCACACGCAGCCAGAGGTTTCGGCGCGTATTATGCAGGTGGCGCGCAATATTGGCAAAACGCCGGTGTGCGTAAAGGAACATGCGGGATTTGTCGTCAACCGGATATTGATCCCGATGATCAACGAAGCGATCGGCGTATACGCGGACGGCGTAGCAACGGCACAGGACATCGATACGGCCATGAAGCTGGGGGCTAACCATCCCATAGGCCCGCTGGCCCTGGGGGATATGATAGGGCTGGACGTAGTACTTGCGATCATGGAAGTATTACAGGCGGAGACGGGAGACGGAAAATACCGGCCGCACCCGTTGCTCAGAAAAATGGTGCGCGGCGGCCTGCTGGGGCAAAAGTCGGGCCAGGGATTCTATATCTACGAAAAGTAA
- a CDS encoding N-acetyltransferase, whose translation MDFVLRKWEGRDVTSVARYINNRNVQRWLRDGLAFPYTIEDALAFIEGICLAADPQKEIMLAIEAGGEAVGSIGVFRKDNVYRKSAELGYWLAEPFWGRGIMTRAVEQICAIAFDTLGVVRIFAEPFAENTKSRRVLEKAGFHLEGTMRRSVYKEGRVMDSCMYALLRE comes from the coding sequence ATGGATTTTGTACTCAGGAAATGGGAAGGACGGGACGTTACCAGCGTCGCGCGTTACATCAATAACAGGAATGTGCAACGGTGGCTGCGCGACGGGCTCGCGTTCCCGTATACCATTGAGGATGCGCTTGCTTTCATTGAGGGCATATGCCTGGCGGCCGATCCCCAAAAAGAGATCATGCTGGCGATCGAAGCAGGCGGCGAGGCGGTAGGTAGTATCGGCGTTTTCAGAAAGGATAACGTATACCGCAAGAGCGCAGAGCTCGGTTACTGGCTTGCAGAGCCGTTTTGGGGGCGCGGGATTATGACGCGCGCCGTAGAACAGATCTGTGCCATCGCCTTTGATACGCTCGGCGTCGTGCGTATCTTTGCGGAACCTTTTGCGGAGAATACAAAGTCGAGAAGGGTGCTCGAAAAAGCGGGCTTTCATCTGGAAGGAACGATGCGGCGTTCGGTGTATAAGGAAGGACGCGTTATGGATTCGTGCATGTATGCGCTGCTGAGGGAATAA
- a CDS encoding permease has product MENVVLKAIAFVFIIALGYGLKKAGVFKRADYKMMSRVVLNITLPAAVITSFASFDLDMSLLYLIPIGLVCNLALSAVGYLLAYKKGREAKAFFMLNSSGYNIGCFMLPYVQNVLGPLGVIVACMFDTGNSIMCTGGTYALARNVAGVEKGNAMRGLLKAMFTSVPFDVYLILILLAVCGIHPPQGVTAVTSVVGAANGFVSMLMIGLMFEINIEKQYLKDVILILAIRFAFAAGTACLFYYCLPLSREVRNIMVVLSFAPMAVLNTIFTEKIKGNVAASSMANSLSIVISLITVTTLVSAMHLIG; this is encoded by the coding sequence ATGGAAAATGTTGTCTTAAAAGCGATTGCATTCGTCTTCATTATCGCGCTCGGCTATGGGCTCAAGAAAGCGGGCGTTTTTAAACGGGCGGACTACAAAATGATGTCCAGGGTCGTCCTCAATATCACCTTGCCTGCGGCGGTGATTACCAGCTTTGCAAGCTTTGACCTAGACATGTCGCTTTTGTATCTGATTCCCATTGGCCTGGTATGCAACCTGGCTTTATCCGCCGTCGGATACCTGCTGGCATATAAAAAAGGCAGAGAGGCGAAGGCGTTTTTTATGCTCAATAGCTCGGGCTACAATATCGGCTGCTTTATGCTGCCGTATGTGCAGAACGTTTTAGGGCCGTTGGGGGTGATCGTAGCTTGTATGTTTGATACGGGAAACTCCATCATGTGCACGGGTGGAACATATGCGCTGGCGCGGAACGTCGCGGGCGTGGAAAAGGGAAACGCGATGCGCGGCCTGTTAAAAGCGATGTTCACATCGGTGCCTTTTGACGTATACCTGATTCTCATCTTGCTTGCGGTATGCGGCATTCATCCGCCGCAAGGAGTTACTGCCGTTACGTCGGTGGTCGGCGCGGCGAACGGATTTGTATCCATGCTGATGATCGGGCTGATGTTTGAGATCAACATTGAAAAGCAATATTTAAAGGACGTGATCCTGATTCTGGCAATCCGCTTTGCTTTCGCGGCAGGAACGGCCTGCCTGTTTTATTATTGCCTGCCCCTAAGCCGGGAAGTGCGAAACATTATGGTCGTGCTTTCGTTTGCCCCGATGGCCGTGCTGAATACGATTTTTACGGAAAAAATCAAGGGAAACGTTGCTGCGTCCAGCATGGCAAATTCGCTCTCCATCGTAATCAGCCTGATCACGGTGACAACGCTCGTTTCCGCCATGCATTTGATAGGCTGA
- a CDS encoding DNA-binding response regulator, which produces MKRILVVEDDRSIAELERDYLEANGYDVYTVFSGEEGLKEALMRDYALIIMDVMLPGADGFEICRQLREKKDTPVIIVSARRDDIDKIRGLGLGADDYMVKPFSPSELVARVTAHIKRYERLTGAQKEDGAKLIETDGLMIDLNARRIFLEGQEVVFKNKEFELLAFLASNPNIVFSKETLFDRIWGMESFGDTATVTVHINRIREKIESGGKKFIETVWGSGYRFRG; this is translated from the coding sequence TTGAAACGAATTTTGGTGGTAGAGGACGACAGGAGTATAGCCGAGCTGGAGCGGGATTATCTGGAAGCCAACGGATACGACGTATACACCGTCTTTTCGGGCGAAGAGGGCCTTAAAGAAGCCCTCATGCGGGACTATGCGCTGATTATCATGGATGTGATGTTGCCCGGTGCGGACGGCTTTGAAATTTGCCGGCAGCTTCGGGAAAAAAAGGATACGCCGGTGATTATCGTTTCGGCGCGCAGGGACGACATTGATAAGATACGGGGACTCGGCCTGGGCGCGGACGATTACATGGTCAAGCCGTTCAGCCCTTCGGAGCTTGTGGCAAGGGTGACCGCGCACATCAAACGGTATGAACGGTTAACGGGCGCCCAAAAAGAGGATGGAGCGAAGCTGATCGAGACGGATGGGCTTATGATCGACCTGAATGCCCGCCGGATTTTTCTGGAGGGACAGGAAGTCGTTTTTAAAAATAAGGAGTTTGAACTGCTTGCCTTTCTGGCCTCAAATCCGAACATCGTCTTCAGTAAGGAAACGCTGTTTGACCGTATTTGGGGTATGGAATCGTTTGGCGATACTGCTACCGTAACCGTGCACATCAACCGCATTCGCGAAAAAATCGAGAGCGGCGGGAAGAAGTTCATCGAGACAGTTTGGGGATCAGGCTACCGTTTTCGCGGGTGA
- the apl gene encoding alkaline phosphatase-like protein, whose translation MDWIISLMDQFGYIGIALLIAIENIFPPIPSEVILTFGGFMTTYTSMDMWGVVLAATVGSIAGALVLYGVGRILNAQRLERWLGGKLGRILRLKPEDVEKAQAWFEKRGGKAVFLCRFVPIVRSLISIPAGMTKMNMGKFTLFTAAGTFVWNLVLVNLGVFAGASWEKIADAIGVYANVVLVVIVAALAAGVVIFLWRRSRKKALKTEVK comes from the coding sequence ATGGACTGGATTATTTCCCTGATGGACCAGTTTGGGTACATTGGGATTGCGCTTCTGATCGCCATAGAAAATATATTCCCGCCTATCCCCTCGGAGGTAATCCTTACGTTCGGCGGTTTTATGACAACATATACGAGCATGGATATGTGGGGCGTGGTATTGGCGGCGACGGTAGGGTCGATTGCGGGCGCGCTCGTACTTTACGGGGTCGGACGTATTTTGAATGCGCAGAGGCTGGAACGGTGGCTGGGCGGAAAGCTGGGACGTATTTTGCGCCTGAAGCCGGAAGATGTGGAAAAGGCGCAGGCATGGTTTGAAAAACGCGGCGGGAAAGCTGTGTTTTTATGCCGCTTTGTACCCATCGTGCGCAGCTTGATCTCCATCCCTGCGGGAATGACGAAAATGAATATGGGAAAGTTTACCTTGTTCACGGCAGCGGGAACTTTCGTGTGGAATTTGGTATTGGTGAATCTGGGCGTTTTCGCGGGAGCGTCATGGGAAAAGATTGCCGACGCGATCGGCGTCTATGCAAATGTTGTATTGGTCGTCATCGTTGCGGCGCTTGCCGCCGGAGTGGTTATTTTCCTGTGGAGGCGCTCGCGCAAAAAGGCGCTGAAAACAGAAGTAAAATAA
- a CDS encoding XRE family transcriptional regulator, which produces MNSQVIQIAARIRELREILEIPQEEVAEKVGISLEEYKKYESAQDDIPIGVLYGVAAELRVDPTELLTGEAPRMDEYTIVRGGNGVSVERYPGYAFTSLAFNYKNRDMEPMIVTISPNDEAELVTHEGQEFNYVLEGSIKIVIQDREFILNAGDSIYFNPMLPHGQRAAGGQAKFLTIINE; this is translated from the coding sequence ATGAACAGTCAGGTCATACAGATTGCGGCACGGATACGTGAGCTTCGGGAAATCCTTGAAATTCCACAGGAAGAGGTTGCGGAAAAAGTCGGGATCAGCCTGGAAGAATATAAAAAATATGAAAGCGCCCAGGACGATATTCCCATCGGCGTGCTTTACGGCGTTGCGGCAGAACTGCGCGTCGACCCGACCGAACTGCTCACGGGCGAAGCGCCGCGCATGGATGAATATACGATCGTACGCGGCGGCAATGGCGTGAGTGTGGAACGGTATCCGGGATATGCGTTCACTTCTCTGGCATTCAACTATAAAAACCGCGACATGGAGCCGATGATCGTTACGATCTCGCCGAACGACGAGGCGGAACTGGTGACGCACGAGGGACAGGAATTCAATTATGTGCTGGAGGGCAGTATCAAGATCGTGATCCAGGACAGGGAATTTATTTTGAACGCGGGCGACAGTATTTATTTTAATCCTATGCTGCCCCACGGACAGCGCGCGGCAGGCGGACAGGCAAAGTTCTTGACGATAATCAATGAGTGA
- a CDS encoding acetyl-CoA synthetase has product MLERFLDRTEFENYDDFKQNYKLNIPEHFNFAYDIVDEWARQDENKPALVWCDDDGNEKRFSFGDISRMSNRAANMLKDMGIRKGDTVMLMLKQRPEVWFMMVGLCKLGAICIPATFQLTPKDIIYRCNAAEVKMVCSVDDDDMLSHIEQSLAECPTLKSVGVVGENIPEWGYDLREKLGEASDNWTREYQNETDDPMLIYFSSGTTGMPKMILHDFTYPLGHIVTAKYWQKVEDGGLHLTVSDSGWAKFGWGKIYGQWICGAVVVAYDTEKFTPSKMLETINRLKLTTFCAPPTIYRFLIKEDMSHCDFSTIKHAGIAGEPLNPEVYNRFLEATGLAVTEGFGQSETSVLIANFGWDPIKPGSTGKPSPLYDVDIVDEDGNSCEDGIVGSIVVKNTDKKHPAGLFKKYYKDEEATDRCWKNGVYNTGDTAWRDAEGYFWFVGRNDDVIKCSGYRIGPFEVESALLTHQSVLECAVTAVPDPVRGQVVKATVVLARGYEASEELKKELQTHVKNVTAPYKYPRVVEFVKELPKTVSGKIRRVQIRREDAGKAKE; this is encoded by the coding sequence ATGTTAGAAAGATTTTTGGATAGAACGGAATTCGAGAATTACGATGATTTTAAGCAGAATTACAAGCTCAATATACCGGAGCATTTTAATTTTGCATACGATATTGTAGACGAGTGGGCGCGCCAGGATGAAAACAAGCCGGCGCTGGTGTGGTGCGACGATGACGGCAATGAAAAGAGATTTTCGTTCGGCGACATCAGCCGCATGAGCAACAGGGCCGCCAATATGCTCAAGGACATGGGGATTCGCAAAGGCGATACCGTCATGCTGATGCTAAAACAGCGTCCGGAAGTGTGGTTTATGATGGTGGGGCTTTGCAAACTGGGGGCTATCTGTATTCCTGCGACTTTCCAGCTAACGCCAAAGGACATCATTTATCGCTGTAATGCCGCCGAAGTGAAAATGGTATGCTCGGTGGACGATGATGACATGCTCAGTCATATTGAGCAGTCCTTAGCCGAGTGTCCGACGCTCAAAAGCGTGGGCGTGGTAGGCGAGAATATTCCTGAGTGGGGCTATGACCTGCGCGAAAAGCTTGGAGAAGCGAGCGACAACTGGACGCGCGAATACCAAAATGAAACGGACGATCCGATGTTGATTTATTTTTCGTCTGGAACGACGGGCATGCCTAAAATGATCCTGCATGATTTTACTTATCCGCTTGGACATATTGTGACCGCGAAATATTGGCAGAAAGTGGAAGACGGCGGCCTGCACCTTACGGTCTCGGACTCCGGCTGGGCGAAATTCGGCTGGGGGAAAATATATGGGCAATGGATTTGCGGAGCGGTCGTTGTGGCCTATGATACGGAAAAATTTACACCGTCGAAGATGCTGGAGACGATCAACAGGCTGAAACTGACGACATTTTGTGCGCCGCCGACGATTTACCGTTTTTTGATCAAGGAAGATATGAGCCATTGTGATTTTTCGACGATTAAGCACGCGGGGATCGCGGGAGAGCCGCTTAATCCGGAGGTATACAACCGCTTTTTGGAAGCGACGGGCCTTGCCGTAACGGAGGGCTTCGGGCAGTCTGAAACGAGCGTGCTGATCGCCAATTTCGGCTGGGATCCGATTAAGCCGGGATCGACGGGAAAACCCTCGCCGCTTTACGACGTGGATATTGTGGACGAGGATGGCAATTCCTGCGAGGACGGCATCGTCGGTTCGATCGTCGTCAAGAATACCGACAAAAAGCATCCGGCAGGTTTATTTAAAAAATATTACAAGGACGAGGAAGCGACGGACCGTTGCTGGAAAAACGGCGTCTATAATACGGGCGATACGGCCTGGCGGGATGCGGAAGGATATTTCTGGTTCGTAGGCCGCAACGATGATGTGATCAAATGCTCAGGCTATAGAATCGGGCCGTTTGAGGTGGAGAGCGCGCTGCTGACGCACCAGTCTGTGCTAGAGTGCGCAGTTACCGCGGTGCCCGACCCTGTGCGCGGCCAGGTCGTGAAAGCGACGGTGGTACTCGCACGCGGATACGAGGCGAGCGAGGAGCTGAAAAAGGAGCTGCAGACGCATGTGAAAAACGTCACGGCTCCGTACAAATATCCGCGCGTGGTGGAATTTGTAAAGGAACTGCCGAAAACGGTAAGCGGAAAGATACGCCGCGTACAGATTCGCAGGGAAGACGCTGGAAAAGCAAAAGAATGA
- the rpiB gene encoding ribose 5-phosphate isomerase B, translating into MKIIMGGDFGGYDLKNAVRADLIDKGYEVFDVSADGPLLYQDVAKAVARGVQNGEYDRGIMMCGTGMGISIIANKYKGVYAALCESVYTAWRSKAVNNTNVLCMGGFIVGHVLGIEMANAWLNARHLEGLTPEMKEKCAKESQAFAEVEAEIYQ; encoded by the coding sequence ATGAAGATTATTATGGGCGGAGATTTTGGCGGATACGACTTGAAGAATGCGGTCCGGGCCGACCTTATTGATAAGGGCTATGAGGTGTTTGACGTGTCTGCTGACGGTCCGCTTTTATATCAGGATGTGGCGAAAGCAGTGGCCAGGGGCGTGCAAAACGGAGAATACGACCGTGGTATCATGATGTGCGGCACAGGCATGGGGATCAGTATTATCGCCAACAAATATAAAGGCGTTTATGCTGCGCTGTGCGAAAGCGTATATACCGCCTGGCGTTCCAAGGCCGTCAATAATACCAACGTTCTTTGTATGGGCGGTTTCATCGTCGGTCATGTACTGGGGATCGAAATGGCAAACGCCTGGCTAAATGCCCGGCATCTGGAAGGCCTCACGCCCGAGATGAAAGAAAAATGCGCCAAAGAATCCCAGGCTTTTGCCGAGGTCGAAGCGGAAATTTATCAATAA